The following coding sequences lie in one Variovorax terrae genomic window:
- a CDS encoding RCC1 domain-containing protein: MQTSSTPERTVPRPAARASAAWLGLLMAAALTACGGGDSTAAPGSAGAPAGPGSPSGPANPATPDTPLTVSADTPAHAVAYTIYSHTASASAGTVASVNWDWGDGTPAGSSNPARHLWNKAGSLSLGLSAVVNGASVTATHAVAVAGEPVSVGYRHTCAIKPDTSVACWGKNQFGRLGNNSVVDSAVPVAVSGLSGAVALGTGGTFSCALKSDGTVACWGYNASGQLGNGTTTLAAIPVAVLNITNAVGLSSGDGHSCAVKADGTVACWGYNGFGQLGDGGFTDQATPVAVPGLNNVVAVGAGDYHSCALKADGTVACWGYNQAGQMGSGSNLPTNVLAPTAVAGVSGVAAISVGAQHTCALKSDGTVVCWGYNGWGQLGDGSQTTYSGPVVVAGLGGAVAVAMGDIHSCALKSDGTVACWGYNGLGQLGDGTFAAKPNFILVPGLSNVTALSAGGYTSCALQASGTALCLGYNSNGQLGDGTTALKMAPTAVTGGAVYWK, encoded by the coding sequence ATGCAAACCTCCTCCACTCCAGAACGCACCGTCCCGCGCCCTGCCGCACGCGCCTCGGCGGCCTGGCTCGGCCTGCTGATGGCAGCGGCGCTGACGGCTTGCGGCGGCGGCGACTCCACCGCCGCCCCCGGCTCCGCGGGTGCGCCCGCCGGCCCCGGCAGTCCCAGCGGCCCCGCCAACCCGGCCACCCCTGATACTCCTCTCACCGTGAGCGCGGACACGCCGGCCCACGCGGTGGCCTACACGATCTACAGCCACACCGCATCCGCCAGCGCCGGGACCGTGGCTTCCGTCAATTGGGACTGGGGCGACGGCACACCCGCAGGCTCCAGCAACCCGGCCCGCCACCTGTGGAACAAGGCCGGCAGCCTCAGCCTCGGCCTGAGCGCCGTGGTGAATGGTGCCAGCGTCACGGCCACCCACGCCGTGGCGGTGGCAGGCGAGCCGGTGTCGGTCGGGTATCGCCATACCTGCGCCATCAAGCCCGACACGAGCGTCGCCTGCTGGGGCAAGAACCAGTTTGGCCGGCTGGGCAACAACTCCGTGGTCGACAGCGCCGTTCCCGTCGCCGTCAGCGGCCTGAGCGGCGCCGTGGCCCTGGGCACCGGCGGCACGTTCAGCTGCGCGCTGAAATCCGACGGCACCGTCGCCTGCTGGGGCTACAACGCCTCGGGCCAGCTCGGCAATGGCACCACCACCCTGGCCGCCATCCCCGTGGCCGTGCTCAACATCACCAACGCGGTGGGCTTGAGTTCAGGCGACGGCCATAGCTGCGCCGTCAAAGCCGACGGCACGGTGGCCTGCTGGGGCTACAACGGCTTTGGCCAGCTGGGTGACGGCGGGTTCACCGACCAGGCAACGCCGGTTGCCGTGCCCGGCCTGAACAATGTGGTCGCGGTAGGCGCGGGGGACTACCACAGCTGTGCGCTGAAGGCAGACGGCACCGTGGCCTGCTGGGGCTACAACCAGGCCGGCCAGATGGGCAGCGGCTCGAACTTGCCGACAAACGTCCTCGCCCCTACGGCCGTGGCCGGCGTGAGCGGCGTGGCGGCCATCAGCGTCGGGGCGCAGCACACCTGCGCCCTCAAATCGGATGGCACCGTCGTGTGCTGGGGCTACAACGGCTGGGGCCAGTTGGGCGATGGCTCCCAGACCACCTATTCGGGCCCGGTCGTGGTCGCCGGGCTGGGCGGCGCGGTGGCCGTTGCGATGGGCGACATCCACAGCTGTGCGCTGAAATCCGACGGCACCGTCGCGTGCTGGGGCTACAACGGCCTGGGCCAGCTCGGCGACGGCACCTTCGCCGCCAAGCCGAACTTCATCCTCGTCCCCGGCCTCAGCAACGTGACCGCCCTCAGCGCGGGCGGCTACACCAGCTGCGCGCTCCAGGCCAGCGGCACGGCACTCTGCCTGGGCTACAACAGCAACGGGCAGCTCGGCGACGGCACCACCGCGCTCAAGATGGCGCCCACCGCCGTCACCGGCGGCGCGGTCTACTGGAAATAG
- a CDS encoding response regulator has product MRASMRVGLCAVARAFSAAVQRRPLHRIGVQAQPAPRPREIPAGHREAMPAADSANDDTMESSDDLLYGCRVLLVDGEPAIRHALQVLLFRWHCDARVVANAAEALALVAQQHARHGGRHSEGSWTPELVLSGYRLPGNGSGIDAVQDVRRAMGRQVAAVLISGDTTPEQAQLAARHGLTLACKPVTSSVLRDKMVQALLRRP; this is encoded by the coding sequence ATGCGTGCTTCGATGCGGGTGGGCCTGTGCGCCGTGGCGCGGGCGTTTTCTGCGGCGGTTCAGCGCCGCCCGTTGCACCGCATCGGCGTGCAGGCGCAGCCCGCGCCCCGGCCCAGAGAGATACCGGCCGGACATCGGGAGGCGATGCCTGCCGCGGACAGTGCCAACGACGACACCATGGAAAGCAGCGACGACCTGCTGTACGGCTGCCGCGTGCTGCTGGTGGATGGCGAGCCCGCCATCCGCCACGCCCTGCAGGTCTTGCTGTTTCGATGGCACTGCGACGCGCGCGTGGTCGCCAATGCGGCCGAAGCGCTGGCCCTGGTCGCACAGCAGCACGCACGGCATGGCGGACGGCACAGCGAAGGCTCGTGGACGCCCGAGCTGGTGCTCAGCGGCTATCGCCTGCCGGGCAACGGGTCCGGCATCGACGCCGTGCAGGACGTGCGCCGCGCGATGGGGCGCCAGGTGGCCGCCGTGCTCATTTCGGGCGACACCACGCCGGAGCAGGCGCAGCTTGCCGCGCGCCACGGCCTCACGCTGGCGTGCAAACCCGTCACCTCCAGCGTGCTGCGCGACAAGATGGTGCAGGCGCTGCTGCGCCGCCCCTAG
- a CDS encoding ATP-binding response regulator, whose translation MQSLTDRFLLQPPSQITYRLNLLLAAWPSVLLSHLSVSLLLVVALWGRFPTSWVLGWFGSVVAICGMRLLIYRYLKLRPLSHEPHGVPRAQDEGMAARKRHWAWLLMLGQFAQALPMPLAIGIFSDPAQPVIMFLIVSFTALVLAGGMFTSAQWIPGFAAIAAPTVGITLVSLFVLDIQEQAILIGQSLLMLGFAVTIVRKQSGMVGRLLDLQLEKDRLVDSLQVEKSTAIAAREAAEEAGQSKSRFFAAASHDLRQPLHALTLLVGQLRNEARPATQAPLVEQVSASAASLSALFDDLLSLSQLDRGDLSVKPRPVRLGVLLNKLAAQMRPLAQQRGLRLRVHARALTVHADPLILTRVLSNLLANALVYTRQGGVLMGMRLRGEAVRIEVWDTGIGIAPQEQGRVFEEFYQLHNPERDQAKGLGIGLATVRRLTDACAWPLGLRSRPGQGSCFFVTVPLAHAPPVEEPAAPQAFGGSDEPGVLYGLRVLVVDDQKSICNAMLSVLGQWGCDARAATTPAEALRHARPRQDGDTSSHDSEGDWQPELIISDLWLTAGASGLDLVLQLRGLLGRALPALLVSGDTSAHALQLAAHHQLALLHKPVPPDVLRDKLHEMLVD comes from the coding sequence ATGCAATCCCTCACCGACCGCTTCCTGCTGCAGCCGCCGAGCCAGATCACCTACCGCCTCAATCTGCTGCTGGCGGCCTGGCCCTCGGTGCTGCTGTCGCATCTGTCCGTGTCCCTGCTGCTGGTGGTGGCGCTGTGGGGCCGCTTCCCCACGAGCTGGGTGCTCGGCTGGTTTGGCAGCGTCGTGGCGATCTGCGGCATGCGGCTGCTGATCTACCGCTACCTGAAGCTTCGCCCCCTCAGCCACGAGCCGCACGGCGTACCGCGCGCGCAGGACGAGGGCATGGCGGCGCGCAAGCGGCATTGGGCCTGGCTGCTGATGCTGGGCCAGTTCGCGCAGGCGCTGCCCATGCCGCTGGCGATTGGCATTTTTTCAGACCCGGCCCAGCCCGTCATCATGTTCCTGATCGTCTCTTTCACCGCGCTGGTCCTTGCCGGCGGCATGTTCACCAGCGCGCAGTGGATACCGGGGTTCGCGGCCATCGCCGCGCCGACCGTGGGCATCACCCTGGTCTCGCTGTTCGTGCTCGACATCCAGGAACAGGCCATCCTGATAGGGCAGTCGCTGTTGATGCTGGGCTTCGCGGTCACGATCGTGCGCAAGCAGTCGGGCATGGTCGGCCGCCTGCTCGACCTGCAGCTCGAAAAAGACCGGCTGGTCGACAGCCTGCAAGTCGAGAAGAGCACGGCCATCGCCGCCCGCGAAGCTGCCGAGGAAGCCGGGCAATCCAAATCACGCTTCTTTGCGGCGGCCAGCCACGACCTGAGGCAGCCCCTGCACGCGCTCACCCTGCTGGTGGGGCAGCTCAGGAACGAGGCCCGCCCGGCCACGCAGGCGCCCCTCGTCGAGCAGGTCAGCGCCAGCGCAGCATCGCTCAGCGCGCTGTTCGATGACCTGCTGAGCCTGTCGCAACTCGATCGCGGCGACCTGTCCGTCAAACCGCGTCCGGTGCGGCTGGGCGTGCTGCTGAACAAGCTCGCCGCGCAGATGAGGCCGCTGGCGCAGCAGCGCGGCCTGCGGCTGCGTGTGCACGCCCGCGCCCTGACGGTGCATGCCGACCCGCTCATCCTGACCCGCGTGCTCAGCAATCTGCTGGCCAATGCGCTGGTCTACACCCGGCAGGGCGGCGTGCTGATGGGCATGCGGCTGCGTGGCGAGGCGGTGCGCATCGAGGTCTGGGACACCGGCATCGGCATTGCCCCGCAGGAGCAGGGCCGGGTGTTCGAGGAGTTCTACCAGCTGCACAACCCCGAGCGCGACCAGGCCAAGGGCCTGGGCATCGGGCTGGCCACGGTGCGCCGGCTGACGGATGCGTGCGCCTGGCCCTTGGGTTTGCGCTCGCGCCCGGGCCAAGGCAGCTGCTTTTTCGTGACGGTGCCGCTGGCGCATGCGCCGCCGGTGGAGGAGCCGGCTGCGCCCCAGGCGTTCGGCGGCAGCGATGAGCCGGGCGTGCTGTATGGCCTGCGTGTGCTGGTGGTGGACGATCAGAAGTCGATCTGCAATGCCATGCTGTCGGTGCTGGGGCAATGGGGATGCGATGCCAGGGCGGCCACCACCCCCGCCGAGGCGCTGCGGCATGCGCGCCCGCGCCAGGATGGCGACACGAGCAGCCACGACAGCGAAGGCGATTGGCAGCCCGAGCTCATCATCAGCGACCTGTGGCTCACTGCAGGCGCATCGGGCCTGGATCTCGTCTTGCAGCTACGCGGCCTGCTGGGCCGCGCCCTGCCCGCGTTGCTGGTCTCCGGCGATACCAGCGCCCACGCCCTGCAGCTCGCCGCCCATCACCAGCTCGCATTGCTGCACAAGCCCGTGCCGCCAGACGTGCTGCGCGACAAACTCCATGAGATGCTGGTCGACTAA
- a CDS encoding response regulator, producing the protein MHYLLIEDHPLVREGMMQCIMQFQPDAKFTQASSCARALAVLDSMNAEIDVVLLDMGLPDSQGIETLQRVRKACTTQSIGIVSGNNDLDLAVQCIQNGASCVIPKHGDLAEFELGLRALAQRRVYFPKELFVASRVDFNDVSTPGEELLTPRQRDVLKLLLRGCSNSIIGTELHISPETVKLHVSAIYRAYRVASRVELFLSCANRSVKAPDFIGQR; encoded by the coding sequence ATGCACTACCTGCTGATCGAAGACCACCCGCTCGTGCGGGAAGGCATGATGCAATGCATCATGCAGTTCCAGCCGGATGCGAAGTTCACGCAGGCCTCGAGCTGCGCCCGGGCGCTGGCCGTGCTCGACTCGATGAATGCCGAAATCGATGTGGTGCTGCTGGACATGGGGCTGCCCGACAGCCAGGGCATCGAGACCCTGCAGCGAGTGCGCAAGGCCTGCACCACGCAAAGCATCGGCATCGTTTCGGGCAACAACGACCTGGACCTGGCCGTGCAATGCATCCAGAACGGCGCCAGCTGCGTCATTCCCAAGCATGGCGACCTCGCCGAGTTCGAGCTGGGCCTGCGCGCGCTGGCGCAGCGCCGGGTCTATTTCCCCAAGGAACTGTTCGTGGCCAGCCGCGTTGATTTCAACGACGTGAGCACCCCCGGCGAAGAGCTGCTGACGCCGCGCCAGCGCGATGTCCTCAAGCTGCTGCTTCGCGGCTGCTCCAACAGCATCATCGGTACCGAACTGCACATCAGCCCCGAAACCGTGAAGCTGCATGTGAGCGCCATCTACCGGGCCTACCGCGTGGCCAGCCGTGTCGAGCTGTTCCTGAGCTGCGCCAACCGCAGCGTCAAAGCGCCAGACTTCATCGGGCAGCGTTAG
- the uvrB gene encoding excinuclease ABC subunit UvrB, translating to MPEAIELMPAKQNGEFISFPDSPFELFQPYPPAGDQPTAIAQLVEGVRDGEVFQTLLGVTGSGKTFTMANVIARLGRPAIVFAPNKTLAAQLYSEFREFFPRNAVEYFVSYYDYYQPEAYVPQRDLFIEKDSAINEHIEQMRLSCTKSILERRDVVIVATVSAIYGIGEPESYHRMIMTLRAGDRMGQRDVIAQLIRMQYQRNDQDFSRGKFRVRGDTIDVFPAEHSELAVRIELFDDEIESLQLMDPLTGRIRQKIPRFTVYPSSHYVTPRDKVLAAVETIKVELDQRLKEFVDAGKLVEAQRLEQRTRFDLEMLSEVGHCKGIENYTRHLSGAAPGDPPSTLTDYLPKDSLMFLDESHQMMGQLSAMYNGDRARKTTLVEYGFRLPSALDNRPLKLEEFEQRMRQVVFVSATPADYEKTHTGQVVEQLVRPTGLVDPEVEVRPATHQVDDVLQEIRIRVEKHERVLITTLTKRMAEQLTDYLSDNGVKVRYLHSDVDTVERVEILRDLRLGTFDVLVGINLLREGLDIPEVSLVAILDADKEGFLRAERSLIQTIGRAARNLNGRAILYADRMTESMKKAIGETERRRIKQVAYNEAHGITPRSIVKQVRDLIDGVYSEKAGKEAERLELQRAQIEDMSEKDIAKEIKRLEKQMLEHARNLEFEKAARVRDQLAQLKQQAFGAPGVDNVVPG from the coding sequence ATGCCAGAAGCGATCGAACTCATGCCCGCCAAGCAAAATGGCGAATTCATCAGTTTTCCTGATTCGCCCTTCGAGCTGTTCCAGCCCTATCCCCCCGCCGGCGACCAGCCCACGGCCATCGCCCAGCTGGTCGAGGGCGTGCGCGACGGCGAGGTGTTCCAGACCCTGCTGGGCGTGACCGGCTCGGGCAAGACCTTCACCATGGCCAACGTGATCGCCCGGCTGGGCCGCCCGGCCATCGTGTTCGCGCCCAACAAGACGCTGGCGGCGCAGCTCTACAGCGAATTCCGCGAGTTCTTCCCCAGGAACGCCGTCGAGTATTTCGTCAGCTACTACGACTACTACCAGCCCGAGGCCTACGTGCCGCAGCGCGATCTGTTCATCGAGAAGGACTCGGCGATCAACGAGCACATCGAGCAGATGCGCCTGTCCTGCACCAAGAGCATCCTGGAGCGGCGCGACGTGGTGATCGTGGCCACCGTCTCGGCGATCTACGGCATCGGCGAGCCCGAGAGCTACCATCGCATGATCATGACGCTGCGCGCTGGCGACAGGATGGGCCAGCGCGACGTGATCGCCCAGCTCATCCGCATGCAGTACCAGCGCAACGACCAGGATTTCTCGCGCGGCAAGTTCCGCGTGCGCGGCGACACCATCGACGTGTTTCCGGCCGAGCACAGCGAACTGGCGGTGCGCATCGAGCTGTTCGACGACGAGATCGAATCGCTGCAGCTCATGGACCCGCTCACGGGCCGCATCCGGCAGAAGATCCCGCGCTTCACCGTCTACCCGTCCAGCCACTACGTGACGCCGCGCGACAAGGTGCTGGCCGCGGTCGAGACCATCAAGGTCGAGCTGGACCAGCGCCTCAAGGAGTTCGTGGACGCGGGCAAGCTGGTCGAGGCCCAGCGGCTGGAGCAACGCACCCGCTTCGACCTGGAGATGCTCAGCGAGGTCGGCCACTGCAAGGGCATCGAGAACTACACCCGCCACCTCTCGGGCGCCGCGCCCGGCGACCCGCCCAGTACGCTGACCGACTACCTGCCCAAGGATTCGCTGATGTTCCTGGACGAGAGCCACCAGATGATGGGCCAGCTCAGCGCCATGTACAACGGCGACCGCGCGCGCAAGACCACGCTGGTGGAGTATGGCTTTCGCCTGCCGTCGGCGCTGGACAACCGGCCGCTCAAGCTCGAGGAGTTCGAGCAGCGCATGCGCCAGGTGGTGTTCGTTTCGGCCACGCCGGCCGACTACGAGAAGACGCACACCGGCCAGGTGGTGGAGCAACTGGTGCGGCCCACCGGCCTGGTGGACCCCGAGGTGGAGGTGCGCCCGGCCACCCACCAGGTGGACGACGTGCTGCAGGAGATCCGCATCCGCGTCGAGAAGCACGAGCGCGTGCTCATCACCACGCTGACCAAGCGCATGGCCGAGCAGCTCACCGACTACCTGAGCGACAACGGCGTCAAGGTGCGCTACCTGCACAGCGACGTGGACACGGTCGAGCGCGTGGAAATCCTGCGCGACCTGCGCCTGGGCACCTTCGACGTGCTGGTCGGCATCAACCTGCTGCGCGAAGGGCTGGACATTCCCGAAGTCTCGCTGGTGGCCATCCTCGACGCCGACAAGGAAGGCTTCCTGCGCGCCGAGCGCTCGCTGATCCAGACCATCGGCCGCGCCGCGCGCAACCTCAACGGCCGCGCCATCCTGTATGCCGACCGGATGACGGAGTCGATGAAGAAGGCCATCGGCGAGACCGAGCGCCGCCGCATCAAGCAGGTGGCCTACAACGAGGCCCACGGCATCACGCCGCGCAGCATCGTAAAGCAGGTGCGCGACCTGATCGACGGCGTCTACAGCGAAAAGGCCGGCAAGGAAGCCGAGCGGCTGGAGCTGCAGCGGGCCCAGATCGAGGACATGAGCGAGAAGGACATCGCCAAGGAAATCAAGCGCCTGGAAAAGCAGATGCTCGAACATGCGCGCAACCTCGAGTTCGAGAAGGCCGCCCGCGTGCGCGACCAGCTGGCCCAGCTCAAGCAGCAGGCCTTCGGCGCGCCGGGCGTCGACAACGTGGTGCCTGGCTGA
- a CDS encoding amino acid aminotransferase produces the protein MSLFTAVEMAPRDPILGLNEQFAADPNPHKVNLGVGVYYDDNGKLPLLECVQAAEKQMMEAPKARGYLPIDGIAAYDSAVKGLVFGADSEPVKSGRVATIQALGGTGGLKVGADFLRKLKPAAKVLISDPSWENHRALFTQAGFTVETYPYYDAASRGVNFDGMLAALQATPAGTVVVLHACCHNPTGYDITPEQWDQVIAAVKARELVPFLDMAYQGFGQGIAEDGAVIGKFVAAGLTFFVSTSFSKSFSLYGERVGALSVLCDSKEEADRVLSQLKIMIRTNYSNPPIHGGTVVATVLNTPELRALWEKELGDMRLRIKQMRIALVEKLKAAGVKEDMGFITTQIGMFSYSGLTKDQMVRLRNEFGVYGTDTGRMCVAALNSKNIDYVCAAIAKVL, from the coding sequence ATGTCTCTTTTCACCGCCGTGGAAATGGCGCCGCGCGACCCCATCCTGGGCCTCAACGAGCAATTTGCCGCCGACCCCAACCCGCACAAGGTCAACCTGGGCGTGGGCGTGTACTACGACGACAACGGCAAGCTGCCGCTGCTCGAATGCGTGCAGGCGGCCGAGAAGCAGATGATGGAAGCGCCCAAGGCGCGCGGCTACCTGCCGATCGACGGCATCGCCGCCTACGACTCGGCGGTGAAGGGCCTGGTGTTCGGCGCCGACAGCGAGCCGGTGAAGTCCGGCCGCGTGGCCACCATCCAGGCGCTGGGCGGCACCGGCGGCCTGAAGGTCGGCGCCGACTTCCTGCGCAAGCTCAAGCCCGCCGCCAAGGTGCTGATCAGCGACCCGAGCTGGGAGAACCACCGCGCCCTGTTCACGCAGGCCGGCTTCACGGTGGAAACCTACCCCTACTACGATGCCGCCAGCCGCGGCGTCAACTTCGACGGCATGCTGGCGGCCCTGCAGGCCACGCCGGCCGGCACCGTCGTCGTGCTGCACGCCTGCTGCCACAACCCCACGGGCTATGACATCACGCCCGAGCAGTGGGACCAGGTGATCGCGGCCGTCAAGGCGCGGGAGCTCGTGCCCTTCCTCGACATGGCCTACCAGGGCTTCGGCCAGGGCATCGCCGAGGACGGCGCCGTGATCGGCAAGTTCGTCGCCGCCGGCCTGACCTTCTTCGTCTCGACCTCGTTCTCCAAGAGCTTCAGCCTCTACGGCGAGCGCGTGGGCGCCCTCTCGGTGCTGTGCGACAGCAAGGAAGAAGCCGACCGCGTGCTGAGCCAGCTCAAGATCATGATCCGCACCAACTACAGCAACCCGCCCATCCATGGTGGCACCGTGGTGGCCACCGTGCTCAACACGCCCGAGCTGCGCGCGCTGTGGGAGAAGGAGCTCGGCGACATGCGCCTGCGCATCAAGCAGATGCGCATCGCGCTGGTGGAAAAGCTGAAGGCGGCCGGCGTGAAGGAAGACATGGGCTTCATCACCACGCAGATCGGCATGTTCAGCTACTCGGGCCTCACCAAGGACCAGATGGTGCGCCTGCGCAACGAGTTCGGCGTCTACGGCACCGACACCGGCCGCATGTGCGTGGCCGCGCTCAACAGCAAGAACATCGACTACGTCTGCGCGGCCATCGCCAAGGTCCTTTGA
- a CDS encoding nucleotidyltransferase family protein gives MNLAPASAETFTQDALQNPHNRAILERLPGLKLPDAWLVAGCLFQTVWNLRSGRPPIAGIKDYDLFYFDASDLSAQAEMAVQARVEACCADLGITVEIKNQARVHTWYPDYFGFPYPALTCSQDGLDRFLVRCTCVGLQACGAEPVLYAPNGLDELYQGILRPNPLCDHRTLFTRKVASYRARWGWLETRA, from the coding sequence TTGAACCTGGCGCCCGCCAGCGCCGAGACCTTCACGCAGGACGCGCTGCAGAACCCGCACAACCGGGCCATCCTGGAGCGCCTGCCCGGCCTGAAGCTGCCGGACGCCTGGCTGGTCGCAGGCTGCCTGTTCCAGACCGTCTGGAACCTCCGCTCGGGCCGCCCGCCCATAGCGGGGATCAAGGACTACGACCTGTTCTATTTCGATGCAAGCGACCTGTCGGCGCAGGCCGAAATGGCGGTGCAGGCCCGGGTCGAGGCCTGCTGCGCCGACCTCGGCATCACGGTCGAAATCAAGAACCAGGCCCGCGTGCATACGTGGTATCCAGACTATTTCGGCTTCCCCTACCCGGCGCTGACCTGCTCGCAGGACGGGCTCGACCGCTTCCTGGTGCGCTGCACCTGCGTCGGCCTGCAAGCCTGCGGCGCCGAGCCGGTGCTCTATGCCCCGAACGGGCTGGACGAGCTGTACCAGGGCATCCTGCGCCCCAACCCCCTGTGCGACCACCGCACCCTGTTCACGCGGAAGGTGGCGAGCTACCGGGCCCGCTGGGGCTGGCTCGAAACGCGCGCCTGA
- a CDS encoding HdeD family acid-resistance protein, which translates to MARLIMILLGVDYLRQRWRSLMVAGCLSALAGVFVLIDALDGVLYFPLGLFAYLLLAEGLATLAVAWTGVGGQRALRYIKGLAFAGAAVLILGDYRHGNFILSMIFGTLFLADGLLQSVSAYLVRFRRWRAAMAGGLIEIGVAIFFYQPYPTHYVGTVAYCVGLALVFGGWSIILVALRTRTLTHNPGFGSASRAATPTNQPSGPEAPLEWDGPPAAGEKALTVHVWTPVGTSKAPVQRAPIVDRYIAAVDVNGVISTGHAALESPEGIYISLYPGVEIDRSPSELGRVLRATRDNDVPGLFQPDYATEARAWCESTTKVRIRNYNPARLRLFWDGYRQDATYNLTHRNCSSSVARALEAAVEGSVGQVHGQDRGWRAFFRILVTPELWVAAQIRKRAATMAWTPGLTLDYARAISMLADPRPFGWVKMTRLAMRRRMLSRRRWRDEHASAARAPE; encoded by the coding sequence GTGGCACGACTGATCATGATTCTGCTGGGCGTCGACTACCTGCGCCAGCGCTGGCGCAGCCTCATGGTGGCCGGCTGCCTGAGCGCGCTGGCCGGCGTCTTCGTCCTGATCGACGCGCTGGACGGCGTGCTGTACTTCCCGCTGGGCCTGTTCGCCTACCTGCTGCTGGCCGAGGGCCTGGCCACCCTGGCCGTGGCCTGGACCGGCGTCGGCGGCCAGCGCGCGCTGCGCTACATCAAGGGCCTGGCCTTCGCCGGGGCCGCCGTGCTGATCCTGGGCGACTACCGGCACGGCAACTTCATCCTGTCGATGATCTTCGGCACCCTGTTCCTGGCCGACGGTCTGCTGCAGTCGGTCTCGGCCTACCTGGTCCGCTTCCGGCGCTGGCGCGCCGCGATGGCCGGCGGCCTGATCGAGATCGGCGTGGCGATCTTCTTCTACCAGCCCTACCCCACGCACTACGTGGGCACCGTCGCCTATTGCGTGGGCCTGGCCCTGGTGTTCGGCGGCTGGAGCATCATCCTGGTCGCCCTGCGCACCCGCACGCTGACCCACAACCCGGGCTTCGGCTCTGCCTCCCGGGCGGCCACCCCGACCAACCAGCCGTCCGGCCCCGAAGCGCCTCTCGAGTGGGACGGCCCGCCCGCCGCAGGCGAGAAGGCGCTGACGGTGCATGTGTGGACGCCCGTCGGCACCTCGAAGGCGCCGGTGCAGCGCGCGCCCATCGTCGACCGCTACATCGCGGCCGTCGACGTCAACGGCGTCATCTCCACCGGCCATGCCGCGCTGGAGTCGCCCGAGGGCATCTACATCAGCCTCTACCCCGGCGTGGAGATCGACCGCTCTCCCAGCGAACTGGGCCGGGTGCTGCGCGCTACGCGGGACAACGACGTGCCGGGCCTCTTCCAGCCCGACTACGCGACCGAGGCCAGGGCGTGGTGCGAATCCACCACCAAGGTGCGCATCCGCAACTACAACCCGGCCCGGCTGCGCCTGTTCTGGGACGGCTACCGGCAGGATGCGACCTACAACCTCACGCACCGCAACTGCTCCAGCAGCGTGGCGCGCGCGCTCGAGGCCGCCGTCGAAGGCTCGGTGGGACAGGTACACGGGCAAGACCGCGGCTGGCGCGCTTTCTTCCGCATCCTGGTGACGCCCGAGCTCTGGGTAGCCGCCCAGATCCGCAAGCGCGCCGCCACCATGGCCTGGACGCCGGGGCTGACGCTCGACTACGCGCGCGCCATCAGCATGCTGGCCGACCCCCGGCCCTTTGGCTGGGTCAAGATGACGCGCCTCGCCATGCGCCGCAGGATGCTGTCGCGCCGGCGCTGGAGGGACGAGCACGCCAGCGCGGCGCGCGCTCCAGAGTGA
- the ygiD gene encoding 4,5-DOPA dioxygenase extradiol → MTTIADAAALDQLKSLKKTERMPVLFIGHGSPMNAIEDNEFRQSWQALGKEFGTKFPRPQLILCISAHWLTRGWYLTGMDKPKTIHDFGGFPQELFDQQYPAPGAPAVALEISQGIKQPAVGLDKQEWGLDHGTWSVLKPMFPQADIPVVQLSMDYNRPPAEHFALGRQLKGLRDRGVLIVGSGNIVHNLRATQRSAASNQAYDWAIEFDKTIGDYLQKGNLAALADFQKLGQVAQLAHPTYDHYLPLLHAAGAVDAKEAPRFFNNLFQAASISMRSVVWG, encoded by the coding sequence ATGACCACGATTGCCGATGCCGCCGCGCTGGATCAACTCAAGTCGCTCAAGAAAACCGAGCGCATGCCCGTGCTGTTCATCGGCCACGGCAGCCCGATGAACGCCATCGAGGACAACGAATTCCGCCAGAGCTGGCAGGCGCTGGGCAAGGAGTTCGGCACGAAATTCCCCCGGCCGCAGCTGATCCTGTGCATTTCGGCACATTGGCTCACGCGCGGCTGGTACCTCACGGGCATGGACAAGCCCAAGACCATCCACGACTTCGGCGGCTTTCCGCAGGAGCTGTTCGACCAGCAGTACCCCGCGCCCGGCGCGCCGGCCGTGGCGCTCGAAATCAGCCAGGGCATCAAGCAGCCGGCCGTGGGCCTGGACAAGCAGGAATGGGGGCTGGACCACGGCACCTGGTCGGTGCTCAAGCCGATGTTTCCCCAGGCCGACATTCCGGTGGTGCAGCTCAGCATGGACTACAACCGTCCGCCGGCCGAGCATTTCGCGCTGGGCCGCCAGCTCAAGGGCCTGCGCGATCGCGGCGTGCTGATCGTGGGCAGCGGCAACATCGTGCACAACCTGCGCGCCACCCAGCGCAGCGCGGCCAGCAACCAGGCCTACGACTGGGCGATCGAGTTCGACAAGACGATCGGCGACTACCTGCAAAAGGGCAACCTGGCGGCGCTGGCCGACTTCCAGAAGCTGGGCCAGGTGGCGCAGCTGGCCCATCCCACCTACGACCACTACCTGCCGCTGCTGCACGCCGCCGGCGCGGTGGACGCCAAGGAAGCGCCGCGCTTCTTCAACAACCTGTTCCAGGCGGCCTCGATCTCGATGCGCTCGGTGGTCTGGGGCTAG